The Verrucomicrobiota bacterium genome contains a region encoding:
- a CDS encoding MFS transporter, with product MTVISSNTPLDERTKKQIFWACFVALVATSFVFGVRANVIGDLAVKFDLSEAQKGTILGVGLWPFAISIVIFSLIIDKIGYKTAAVIAIVCHVASLLLTIFATGFTSLYWATFLVAIANGIVEAFINPVVATVFRENKAKWLNILHAGWPAGMALGALFTVLLGGLDWQLKYGMCFIPVIIYTILILPCKFPPNERVAAGIPYRDMLGEVGAIGFFIIGWLMTMGVAQIAGVQLNWTVPVGVAAVVAVLAGLYTRGPGNWMFLLILLTMGPLATTELGTDSWMPDLLGAELSPKGATWVFIYVSTIMTIMRFYAGPIVHKFSPIGLLVLSAAIAIVGLMFLSKAAAFVVVIAATVYAIGKTFLWSTTLGMVSEQFPKGGALTLNGVSAVGVLGMGIIGAPFMGVLQDREVDAQLSSNAPAIYEQINGDGRQTIFGEVPSLNLEAAAALGASGQEQLSAIQKASKKGSFAKVAILPGFMLACYLILFFYFKSKGGYKPIDLHS from the coding sequence ATGACAGTTATCTCAAGTAATACCCCACTGGATGAACGCACCAAGAAACAGATTTTCTGGGCGTGTTTTGTAGCCTTGGTCGCAACCTCGTTTGTGTTTGGCGTCCGCGCCAACGTGATCGGAGACCTGGCGGTAAAATTCGATTTATCGGAAGCCCAGAAAGGCACGATCCTGGGAGTCGGCTTGTGGCCCTTCGCGATCAGTATCGTCATCTTTAGCCTGATCATAGATAAGATCGGCTACAAAACCGCAGCAGTGATCGCCATCGTCTGCCACGTCGCCTCTCTATTGCTAACAATTTTCGCAACCGGGTTTACCAGCCTCTATTGGGCGACGTTCCTGGTCGCGATAGCCAATGGGATTGTCGAAGCGTTTATCAATCCTGTTGTAGCAACAGTCTTCCGCGAAAATAAAGCAAAGTGGTTAAACATACTCCATGCTGGCTGGCCGGCAGGAATGGCTCTTGGCGCACTTTTTACAGTTTTACTGGGCGGCTTGGACTGGCAGCTCAAATACGGTATGTGTTTCATACCCGTAATCATCTACACCATTCTTATTCTTCCCTGTAAGTTTCCACCCAATGAACGGGTTGCCGCAGGTATTCCCTATCGGGATATGCTGGGTGAAGTAGGTGCGATTGGATTTTTTATCATCGGCTGGCTCATGACCATGGGTGTCGCACAAATAGCCGGCGTCCAACTCAACTGGACCGTTCCTGTAGGAGTCGCAGCCGTGGTTGCGGTACTGGCTGGCCTCTATACGCGTGGACCAGGTAACTGGATGTTCCTTTTGATTCTCCTAACCATGGGTCCACTGGCTACCACCGAATTGGGTACCGACTCATGGATGCCCGACCTCTTGGGAGCGGAGCTATCCCCCAAAGGCGCGACCTGGGTCTTTATTTACGTATCGACCATTATGACGATCATGCGCTTTTACGCCGGTCCGATCGTCCACAAGTTTTCTCCCATTGGGTTATTGGTTCTCAGTGCAGCGATTGCAATCGTTGGCTTAATGTTCCTATCCAAAGCAGCCGCGTTCGTAGTCGTTATCGCAGCAACGGTTTACGCCATTGGTAAAACCTTTCTCTGGTCAACAACGCTGGGAATGGTATCTGAGCAATTTCCCAAAGGAGGTGCTCTTACTTTGAACGGGGTATCCGCAGTTGGGGTACTGGGCATGGGAATCATTGGCGCTCCCTTCATGGGCGTTCTCCAGGATCGCGAAGTTGATGCACAACTATCATCTAACGCTCCGGCCATTTACGAACAGATCAATGGCGACGGACGACAGACCATTTTTGGTGAAGTTCCAAGTCTGAACCTGGAGGCCGCAGCTGCCCTTGGGGCAAGCGGCCAGGAACAACTGAGTGCGATTCAGAAAGCCAGTAAAAAAGGAAGCTTTGCCAAGGTGGCCATTCTGCCCGGTTTCATGCTCGCCTGTTACCTGATCCTCTTTTTCTACTTCAAATCCAAAGGCGGCTATAAACCGATTGACCTTCACAGTTAG